One Phoenix dactylifera cultivar Barhee BC4 chromosome 8, palm_55x_up_171113_PBpolish2nd_filt_p, whole genome shotgun sequence genomic window carries:
- the LOC103704895 gene encoding protein FAR1-RELATED SEQUENCE 6-like: MGEPLDHNLDLVPVSGSSIAGEEWEPHAEKVHEPIVRGGQNFINEKIQESIVGEGLGPVAKRGQQPHAENVPVCVSGSSIAREGWKPNAEKVQEPIVRGGQNFINEKGKDCIVGEGPEPVAKRGQEPLDKNVLEPAAEEEQEPITENEHEFAAGNQPESVAEKEQEIAQETILGDDSTPRVGMTFKSPEEAFRFYDQYACRTGFGIKILHSMYYKDGRCRYLMLSCNRDGKVNYKSEKVAPKTNCNARFGLVCHKDGLLHVKKAINDHNHPLTPGTAHSHPSKKRKQYLGDIDGDRMLSDKLCQEHGSTKSRKQGAGDNKCKLRLVEGDGEALCQFFVVMQTKNSCFFHSIYLDEEGCLKNVFWADGRSRIAYRYFGDVVLFDSTFLISKFDLPLVSIVGVNHHGQLVLLGCALLSDETSETYTWLFKTWLSCMLGQTPTAIITDRNRAIQQAVAKVFPRARHRQCMWHILKRHPENLQGCVQYKEIKKTFKKVVYNSLTANEFEEDWRKMVEKYGLGDNEWIKLLYEDRHCWAPVFVKDTFWAGMSVTLRGESMNSFFQEYIDCKTSLQQFLSEYEVIMQSKHEKEVQADLESQHQNTQLITQIYMEQQLCKVYTIDMFKKFQEEIKALVYCVSSLIKVDGRISIFEVQEHVRAKDGKTMEQKRYEVRYDENELEIACICCSFQFRGILCRHALSVLHFRGVAELSSNYILQRWRKDFKQMHSLNCFPNQVVVDGTMECHEIFRNRCLKLAEIGMMLDEKHEFAAKVVNEAIQKLLSDDSTCEDTQPETLSLEATTNCDMVSFSANDNRDVGNENHGIHDPLQVSRQIGSHPHFQFFQDRVQAGQQSTGYRSGAEWSFQQYFHDTQILEAPSCSRPW, translated from the exons atggGAGAGCCATTGGATCATAATTTGGATTTAGTTCCTGTAAGTGGATCATCCATTGCTGGAGAAGAGTGGGAGCCTCATGCTGAAAAAGTGCACGAGCCCATTGTTAGAGGAGGACAAAACTTCATTAATGAAAAAATTCAGGAATCCATTGTCGGAGAAGGGCTGGGGCCTGTTGCCAAAAGAGGGCAGCAGCCTCATGCTGAAAATGTGCCGGTTTGTGTAAGTGGATCATCCATTGCCAGAGAAGGGTGGAAGCCTAATGCTGAGAAAGTGCAAGAGCCCATTGTTAGAGGCGGACAAAACTTCattaatgaaaaagggaaggATTGCATTGTCGGAGAAGGGCCAGAGCCTGTTGCGAAAAGAGGGCAGGAGCCCCTCGATAAAAATGTGCTGGAGCCTGCCGCTGAAGAAGAGCAGGAGCCTATAACAGAGAATGAGCACGAGTTTGCAGCTGGAAATCAGCCCGAGTCTGTTGCTGAAAAAGAGCAGGAGATTGCTCAAGAAACAATTTTAGGTGATGACAGCACTCCACGTGTGGGGATGACTTTCAAATCTCCCGAAGAAGCCTTCAGATTTTATGACCAATATGCTTGTCGTACTGGATTTGGCATTAAAATACTACACTCAATGTACTACAAAGATGGACGATGTAGGTATCTCATGCTCTCGTGCAACAGAGATGGTAAAGTGAACTATAAATCTGAGAAAGTGGCACCTAAAACAAACTGCAACGCGAGGTTTGGACTGGTATGCCATAAAGATGGATTGCTTCATGTTAAGAAAGCTATTAATGATCACAACCATCCCCTTACTCCAGGAACAGCTCACTCCCATCCATCCAAGAAGAGGAAACAATATCTTGGAGATATTGATGGAGACAGGATGCTTTCAGACAAGTTGTGCCAAGAACATGGATCTACAAAATCACGGAAGCAAGGAGCTGGAGATAACAAATGCAAGTTGAGACTTGTGGAAGGAGATGGTGAAGCTCTCTGTCAGTTCTTTGTTGTTATGCAAACCAAGAATTCTTGCTTCTTCCACTCGATCTATCTGGATGAGGAAGGTTGTTTAAAGAATGTGTTTTGGGCCGATGGCAGGTCAAGAATAGCGTATCGGTATTTTGGTGATGTTGTTTTATTTGATTCTACCTTTCTGATAAGTAAATTTGATTTGCCTCTTGTTTCAATTGTTGGTGTAAATCATCATGGCCAGTTGGTGTTGCTTGGTTGTGCTTTGCTTTCCGATGAAACCAGTGAGACATATACTTGGCTATTTAAGACTTGGCTATCTTGCATGCTCGGACAAACTCCAACTGCCATAATCACTGACAGAAATAGAGCCATACAGCAAGCAGTTGCCAAAGTATTTCCAAGAGCTCGTCACCGGCAATGCATGTGGCATATACTGAAAAGGCATCCAGAAAACTTGCAAGGATGTGTGCAATACAAAGAAATTAAGAAGACTTTTAAGAAAGTAGTATATAATTCTTTGACAGCTAATGAGTTTGAAGAAGACTGGAGAAAAATGGTTGAGAAGTATGGACTTGGTGATAATGAGTGGATCAAGTTGCTGTATGAAGATCGACATTGCTGGGCTCCAGTTTTTGTGAAAGACACATTTTGGGCAGGAATGTCTGTCACCTTACGTGGTGAGAGCATGAACTCCTTCTTTCAAGAGTATATTGATTGCAAGACTTCCCTGCAACAATTTCTTAGTGAGTATGAGGTAATCATGCAAAGTAAACATGAAAAAGAAGTTCAGGCAGATCTTGAATCACAACATCAAAACACTCAATTGATAACGCAGATTTACATGGAACAACAGCTATGTAAAGTCTACACAATAGACATGTTTAAAAAATTCCAGGAGGAGATCAAGGCTTTAGTATATTGTGTTTCTTCACTGATAAAGGTTGATGGTCGGATATCTATCTTTGAAGTACAAGAACATGTAAGAGCAAAAGATGGTAAAACCATGGAGCAGAAGAGATATGAAGTTCGTTATGATGAAAATGAGTTGGAGATTGCATGTATTTGCTGCTCTTTCCAGTTCAGAGGTATACTTTGTAGGCATGCATTGTCTGTGCTTCACTTTCGAGGTGTGGCTGAACTTTCTTCTAACTATATTCTTCAGCGTTGGAGAAAAGACTTTAAGCAGATGCATTCTTTGAATTGCTTTCCTAATCAGGTTGTCGTTGATGGGACAATGGAATGTCATGAAATATTTCGCAATCGTTGCCTTAAACTGGCTGAAATAGGAATGATGTTAGATGAAAAACATGAATTTGCAGCGAAGGTAGTCAACGAGGCAATACAGAAACTTCTTTCAGATGATAGCACATGTGAAGATACACAACCTGAGACTCTTTCTCTTGAAGCTACGACAAATTGCGACATGGTTAGTTTTAGTGCCAATGACAATAGGGATGTGGGAAATGAAAATCATGGAATTCATGATCCTTTGCAAGTAAGCAGGCAGATTGGAAGTCACCcacattttcaattttttcaagATAGG GTTCAGGCTGGTCAGCAGTCAACCGGCTATAGGTCGGGAGCAGAGTGGAGCTTCCAGCAATATTTTCAT GACACTCAGATACTAGAGGCACCTTCTTGCTCAAGGCCTTGGTAG
- the LOC120111690 gene encoding 40S ribosomal protein S3-3-like, whose protein sequence is MATQMSKKRKFVADGVFFAELNEVLTRELAEDGYSGVEVRVTPMRTEIIIRATRTQNVLGEKGRRIRELTSVVQKRFNFPENSVELYAEKVNNRGLCAIAQAESLRYKLLGGLAVRRACYGVLRFVMESGAKGCEVIVSGKLRAQRAKSMKFKDGYMISSGQPVNEYIDSAVRHVLLRQGVLGIKVKIMLDWDPKGKQGPATPLPDLVTIHTPKDEEEYIRPPLMVAPELEVPVAV, encoded by the exons ATGGCGACCCAGATGAGCAAAAAGCGAAAG TTCGTCGCGGATGGTGTCTTCTTTGCGGAGTTGAACGAGGTCTTGACGAGGGAGCTTGCCGAGGATGGGTACTCCGGCGTTGAGGTTAGGGTTACGCCGATGCGGACCGAGATCATCATCCGGGCGACGCGGACCCAGAACGTTCTCG gtgagaaggggaggaggattaGGGAGCTGACGTCGGTGGTGCAGAAAAGATTCAACTTTCCGGAGAACAGCGTCGAGCTGTACGCCGAGAAGGTGAACAACAGGGGGCTCTGTGCCATCGCTCAGGCCGAGTCGCTCCGCTACAAGCTTCTTGGAGGCCTTGCAGTTCGGAG GGCCTGTTATGGTGTCTTGAGGTTTGTCATGGAGAGTGGTGCCAAAGGTTGTGAG GTAATTGTTAGCGGGAAGCTAAGGGCACAACGTGCTAAATCCATGAAGTTTAAGGATGGTTACATGATTTCTTCTGGTCAGCCGGTCAATGAGTATATCGACTCAGCAGTGAGGCATGTTCTTCTTAGACAG GGTGTTCTCGGGATCAAGGTCAAGATCATGCTGGATTGGGATCCAAAGGGGAAGCAGGGACCTGCAACACCTCTGCCAGATTTGGTTACCATTCACACGCCAAAGGATGAGGAGGAGTACATCAGGCCACCACTAATGGTGGCCCCGGAGTTGGAGGTTCCAGTTGCAGTCTGA